Genomic window (Daucus carota subsp. sativus chromosome 5, DH1 v3.0, whole genome shotgun sequence):
ttttaaatataaaaataagtattacataaaaatttattataaataatatataaatttatatattaaaaaaaatagaaatattcTTATATACATCGAGAGGCCTACATTAAAATCTTGCTTAGGGCCTCATATTGAGTTGAGCCGACCCTGATTTATATGACTATTGTCCTAGTGTGGGCGAATGACGCAGTCAGAAGCACAGGAAATACAAACCTTAATCTTAAAGAATAAGATCGAATTCAATTGATAATTCTGAAATCCACCAAAAAGATGAGAAcacttttaagaattttttatatcaataatAATTGACCATAAAATccatcataatattatttatacatgGATATAAAAATCCTACAACAAAATAAAGACAATtcctaattaaaatcaaatagtAGTAAAATATGCATGTTCATGCCAAGCCTTTAACATGATCAAGCCGTCCGGAGATGCTCTTCTTTCCATCTATTGTGACTTGAACTcctccaccagagagatatctttaATAATGACATTTTCAACTTTCAGtgtaccatatcccgttgtaaagtctttgctgtcatctccaaaaaCTACAACTGGGCCGGTCCTCATAACCACATCTATGAGCAGGGACTTacttccagtcatgtgtcttgagcaaccactatcaagaacccacacaactttgtttttctttcctGTACGCTGCATTTACAAATGGATTAAATTTTCTTTGATaaccagacgttcttgggtccaggtgatttagggAGTATCaacaaaatttgtttaaacaCTAACTGGTACAGGGGTGACTAAACTCTTCTCTTTCTTAATCTTAGCAGGAGTGCTCTTAGACTTAGAGTTAGGATTCTCCTTCTTAATCTTAAAAGGGACCTACAGTCTTTACCACAGGGGGTACATGCATATTCACATTCATAGCAGgtgatgcagaaaaagatgcattcaacatgtaAAGCATGcaaacatcatattcatagcacatagcatacACCCATCCTTCCCGCATGGAAAATTTACATCATTCATGTTAACAGAATTAAGAATGCTTAGAGCAGAAGTATCTACTTTAGACATTTTACATGCATGTGTAAGATGACTAGTAGAATTGCAGTTGTTACAAACCTTCCTAGCACTAGATAATTTAGGATTGGTTCTCTTAGCATCTATTTTGACATTCTGGTTGTTCTTCGTTTTGTTATCGCTAGTACTTCATAATCTTGATTTATCATTCTCATCTTTAGCCAGGGGATTAAGAGGTACTTCCTTTGATTTCTGTTTTATCTGAGACTCAACAACTTTTTCAATTCTCAACTCTTCCGTAATGATAAGGTCTTCCTCTATCATTGGTTCTGCTTCCCTAAAGAGAGAGGTCCCAGTGTTCTTTAGAGTCTTTGGTACTGTTTGTACCCAGATTTTACAGGCGTCAGGACATTACGGGAAGTGTGCTGACACGACATGAAATACTGACGACACGACGTGTGCAGATAAGGCAAGATAACAAGTCTTAACAAACCCATCTTTTTAGGGGGGGCATTCAAATGGAAGTTGGAGTCTTGGAGAGGTGCCAACAATATAGGAGGGAGTTACATGCACATGGAGCTAAAATAGGAGATAAGATTGGTAATAACCTTATCACTTTCCTACACTTATGCAACCCACCTTCCTATAAAATAGCGCACGGTTTAAGCTCAAAATCAGCTATAAATACCACAAGAAGATGAGATAAACACAAGTCATCTACATCTACTCAAGCATACTTATCATCTTCACACCTTCACAACTCCACTTTTCTTACGTATAAACCTAAAGCCTAGGCCcaagatatatataaaaccaCATTATACATACTATACTTATCTCCTACATATCGGACAACTACAATACACCCACCATAGCTTCTTCATATTCTATCAACTGAGCTCTACATCTTCATATCCTTCAAGTCTTCTTGCCGACCTGTACACACTGCCGCTGACGGGAACATCTTCTGATGACGACGGCTGCatttatttatacttgtatCTTGTTTTTTATCATACTTGTAAGCTCATATTTCTAACATTATAGTGGATATTTGGCTGGGACATtcccacccgcggtttttaaccttttacaaggggttttccgcgtcaccaaaattgtttgtgttcttttctttaattttctttcGATACTTGTCCATTCGATcttctaaatattcatacataaaACACTTACTCCattgttatagaaattaaataggcttggcttttaaccttgaaaattttggtaaaaacaggtacatttgttccttctAGAGCATTCCAGTTGCAATAGAAACAAATATACttgcattttcttttcttttctttcttttatcaCTTTCAAAGAACTATATTCTGAtagcaaattttcttttctatcCTTTAACTatcctttgactatccaagatctcttctGTAGGAAGGAAGAAGTCTGATAGGCCTTAAGCTTGGTTTCTAGGTCAAAAATCTGAGATCTAagctaagggactcctcaatttatGCATTATATttttccttattctctagattcAATTCTATCCATAAGGTTGATGTTATATAATGAGACTAAAGCTAACTCGTCTATACTATCTTCAAGTATAGCTATCTTTAGAGTGAGGCTAGAGTTCTCTGATTCTGAGGCTAtcaaactagtgtgcaagttgtaCAATTCTTGATCTAGTATttttagtctttttataatcagagGTAGTCATATCATCAACAAAAAAtgtcaggagatacctgagattgAGATTCCTCCGCAGTGTCTACCATCAATACATATGTATAGGCGGGTTCATCATTGGAACATGTGTCAttccagctttttccctcaatAATGTATGCATCTCCCTTGTGCTTGGCCATCATTGTTTCCAACTGTTGTTTTAGATTGACTATAAggaagattgtagaaggggggttgaatacaatcttttacaaattaaaagattcaagaacaacaAAACATAAAATAGCAAAATAGTAAAAACatcaagtattaaaaatatgggcggattgaatgatccacccgtgagattttatatagaagaatctgtggattgattacaattctcacagcTGCTAGTTCAACACTCAAACTTTTCAAACACTCAGGTTTTTGATAGGatacttgaacaagttcaactgatgctactgaCTCGGTTATATACGTCAAGTTTACAAAGCTTAAATAGAATACAAAGTTTAAGTCATGGATACCGTGACTTGATATCACTAATGTCCTCCTAATAATCCTTTGCCTATTATATCCTTGCCGGGAAAACAACATCAATGAGTTGAAGTCCCTGATGGTGTGCACATTAATAACATCAGTGAGTTAAAGTTCCTGATGATGTACATATTAATAACATCAGTGATTTGAAGTGCCAGATGGTGTACACattaattattatgtattttatcaAAGATCCAACCAATacttttatttcttaaaaactATCTCTCGATGATCCAATCGTATAGATGTCAAGGTCTATCTGTTTTAGTAATATTACAAGAATTtcaggaaaaaataattttatttggattgagattttaatcgtcaactagtggtttgacttgtactcgtaattagtattttatcatgtattggtgtttcaatttaaaaaaaaatgtctcGATGATCCAATCGTACGTATGTCAAGGtctatatatttcaattatattacatgaattttagaaaaagaaatacTCCATCTGTTTCAAATTGCATGTccacttaaaaaaaatcacacagtttaagaaaagtgagtgttcacaaattaattgcattaaatgatcataacatgtggaatgagattgatctaggaaatataaataagagataagTGGAGTGTAATtgactttgaaaatataattttgcattgaaagttgaggtggacaactaatttgaaataaataatttttttggaagGGGGCATGTAAACTGAAACgcgggggggtgggggggggggaggtgggtaattttatttggattgagAACTTAACAATCAACCAGTGGTTTGAATTGTACATGTaactagtgttttatcatgtattgtcGTTTCaacttttttgaaaatatttctcgATGATCCAACCATACGGATGTCAaggtttatatattttgatgatattaaaaaagtttctaaaaaaaaaatttttttttcgtttgatattttaataatcaactagtggtttgactaatattttagttatttgtaagtaaaattattttttaaaaatatgtttgactgataataaaaaattttaatcatattattagtTATAAGTGACGAGTTTTTATGTCAAGcaaaataatcatctaaattgaaaagattaaaattattttcgtgaaATTTTAAGTATTATAATATCCTCAAAATTACGTtagtgacttcaagtcactgatATCGGCAAAATTACATTAGTGACTTCAAGTCTCTCTAGTTTTGGGAGCTACTTTGACTATTACAATAGTGACTTCAAGTCACCGATATCCCCAGAATTACACCAGTAACTTCAAGTAGTTGATGTTCTTACTTAGATTTTTTTCACACTTCTAGTTTTGGGAACTACTGTGACTATTTCATAAGTTACTTCGAGTCACTGATATCCCCATAACTTCATCAGTGACTTCTTAGAATTTTTGAGATTGTGTTGCACAAAATGAAACAGCTGGATACAAATTGAACTCTCATATAAGTGACTTCAAGTTACTGATGTcgtatttatgatattttttgggGACTTTTATATCAATGACTTTAAGTCACTGATGTCGTATTTATGATTTTGTACTAGGTAGTTGGAAAATTTATTAACGTTGTTGCTACGTTGTTGACCGGGTAAATTAAATGTAACATTCTTGATCTTATGTCACTGAAGGTTTGAGGGATAATATTGTCATTTTAACTTTTTGGCAAAACGTCATTGACTTGTAGTGACTAatcagtgacttgaagtcacactcgttatttaatatattttccaaCTGTCGAGCAGATCAAGTCACTGATGTCGTTTATTTAATGCACACTATCAGTAAATTCAAGTCACAGGATGTGTGCACATACTGTGACTTGATGTATGGTGTCACCTACCTCGGCTATCTAACTGTGTACATGTAACCGGCCTCAATTTTGAAACATATATCACTTGTTTCAAGACTTATTTTTTCTCTCActtaaaaatgtaaaatattagaaatgaaaatgtataataaaataagttttGTCTTGTTTGTATTAATTGAGTTAATCTTCTGGATGGACTAAGATATTTGTTAATCTGTATCTTCCAAACAACAAAGTCGTGTTAAACTTTGCAACACAATTGCAAGCATTGATTGCAGTTACTCGCATGATTTTTTCCACATACTAACGGTTGCAGATATTGACGGCTTACATGCATATTCCATGGTCTTCTCTTATTCTTACTACATCCAAATCATGACTTGCATATTTTAAACACGACTTTTTATAACTCACGTTACTGGATTGATGCACTAATCAAACATTAAAAGACCATTTCAAACCAAGAAGCGAAACATAACACAACATGCTATATGTTCTCAGCATTGTTGAACGAttacaaaaacacaaacaatcATCACGTATATGAGAACATGCCCGTGTCTTGCACGAGCTACAATGCTAGTTAACGATTAATGCAACGCCCaaccaaatatatttttactactGTGTAACAGTGAGGACCTAAATCAAACACAACAATAAACTCAATAGTAATATTCATCTACGCGTAGAAGAGCGTAGAAGAACATGTCATGTTTCCGCATGGACTAAAATGCTGGTTAACAGGTAGAGAGGAACTTGGACGTTTAGCTTAAGACACATCCAATCCCTACAAGAGTAACACAGTTCATATTCTTTTGGACTCTACAGTGAAGACTTTCTTAAAGGCGATACCTAGCTTAATTACAAAGCAGGAGCAGGAGCAGGAGCAGGACGTTGAAGTAGagagaatatatgaaaatccAAGGCTTATTTATCCTTGCTTTACCCAAGAAAATCATTAGTGTATCATGTTTTGTTGGGCACGCATATTATATGCGTTATGTGTAGGTGGTCTATTATTTTATGGGTATAACAATGTCCTATTCTTGAAACAATCTGCAAGATTCTGAGGTGCTATTCCAGTATTTCTCAGAAGAGAAGCGGATAACCTCAACCAAGTTATTATTACACTCAAACAATCCGTAATATATAGATAGCACCTAGACATGATATCTCGCCTCTGTATATCCCATAGAAATACATATTAGTCATTGTGAAGACTCTTATCTTTACCTGCCTTGTCATCCTTGTCCCAAGGCTTTAGCAAACCGTAAGTGACTCCCATAGCAATCCACCCTCCAAGTAGAACTCTTAACGCGGACAGCCTTATGGATGAACCACCAAGAAAAGCTCCGATGACTCCAAACAATGCTAATGCTATGGATGCTACTATCACTACCACTATGTTCCTAGCAACATTATCATGAACAAGAATAGCGGCCATCAGGGGGAAAAACGAACCACTTAGAAATGACACAGCTGATGCAGCTGCAGCCTTGTACGGATTTGGCAGTCTTTCGTTTCTGTCATCAGACATCACCGCTGGCTCTTCCACAGTACTTTTTCTTGCATCGGAcattactattttcatcattggGGATCTTGCAGGCGACAggaaatttgaataatttggatgagGTGTTGGGGTACTTGAAGGATGATTTATTGAGGGTGACATTCCGAACACATTATGTTTAGTTTCCTCTAAAGATGGATTGGTGATGGGAGTGACTTTAATCTCGACATCTCCATCATGTTTCTCTCTTGAGTTGCACTCATCATTCAGCGAGCCCTCGATGTCCCTTTGAGTAGACACTGAGACAAACTCCCCGACAGCCATGCTACAAGCACCTGCAATAGCTCCAGCTAGACCTGAAAGCACCATAGACCACTGATCCTCTTTCGCTGCACCAACACCAAGCATTAGAGACGTCGTTGAAAGCAATCCGTCATTTGCCCCGAGCACAGCTGCGCGTATCCACTGACCTCGTTGCAGACGCTTCAAGCTCTCGGCTGCTTTCTCCACAACCGAAAGCTCTTGCTTACCACCAATCTCGACTGTTTGGGCAGAAGTCATTTTAATCAAAGGAATCAAGAGGAGTGTGGCTTTCCAACTTTAGGCACACTCCATCTATATAATACTACCACAAACAACAGGATTCCCTGAAAGAGACTTCCGCTTAGGTGGTACCGTGGAAGATTACAAAACAATTAGGACGTAGAAGTAGAGAGAATATATGAGAAGCCAAGACTATGTTGATTCCTAATTTTGAAAGAGAACATGTTTTCCACTAGATAAGAGAGACAAGAATTCAAAATTGTTTCATCTGTGTACTTTTTACAATTTACAtacatattatcatataatatgttTGGTGTTTATTATTCTATTAGCCTAGCAGTGTCCTATTCCAGAAGCATTTTATTTTCTGCAGAATTTGAATTTGTACAACTTCAAGCTAGTTATTAAACTAATGCAGTCAATATAACTCTAGTATGTAGGCACCACTCACCTTGGTATATTCCATGTTTTATCTAGATATGCATGATAAAAACTAAGGTCAGCCATTTAGCAACAAGAAAAAAAAGGGTCCAACTCCCAGACTATCAGAACTACTGTCAAATAATACAATGTAAGTATGAGCAGCTAAGAACATCAATACGGATAATAAGTCTACCTTTTCTCAATTTGATCTGTCGTCACAATGAAACTCATTCGCGATCATATTATTTCTCAACACAAAAATTGACAAATTGAAACAAGCAATCTTTTGGTCCACTGTtggaaaatattatttctcAACACAAAAATTGACAAATTGAAACAAGCAATCTTTTGGTCCACTGTTGGAAAATAACATTGAGATGACCAAGACCCACAGTGCAGATGTTTAGGAATGTGTttattggggggggggggggggggggggggggaccgCAATCTTATAACTAGTGACTAGGCTAGAACCCTTGCAGATATCATCAAACAGGTTATTATCATTTACTTAACTTTCATTGTGGAAAAAGTTATATACATACGGCAAATAATTGCTGCACACCCCAAGAGGTAAGATCATGCAAGAACTAAAGCATTACCAATTATGATGAAGTAATTGTAAAACTTGAATGTGGAAGAACATTAAACTCTTGCCTTACATGATAATAATCAGGTTATTATCATTTACTTAACTTTCATTGTGGAAAAAGTTATATACATACGGCAAATAATTGCTGCACACCCCAAGAGGTAAAGATCATGCAAGAACTAAAGCATTACCAATTATGATGAAGTAATTGTAAAACTTGAATGTGGAAGAACATTAAACTCTTGCCTTACATGATAATAATCAGGTTTTACATGGATTTCATATTCACACATACAAACTTAAACTGTGATCAGCTTTAGCGATACCCATCCTTACGGTCTTGTTCCTCTGCCTCCTTATTTGCAGCTTCAACAGATTTATACCACAAAAATCCCTGTGTTTAAATACAAGTCAGTACAAGTATCTGATGCAAAGCATGACATGTAAAACTATATATGATTTGTGTTGCAGATGTGTACATCAAAGTCCTATTTCATTTCTAAGTAACCACTAGCCATACCCTATTTTGTTTTTTGGGATAAAATAATTGGTTTTCTCCTATTCTACGTTCTAGGTCACTACTATTTTATAATTCCTATATTTTTGGTCGCTACTATTTTCAATTTACCAGTTCACAATTCATTGCTCTAATACTGCCAATTTGACCGATTAATCTGGTAAACGATACTCTGCGGATTCGATCTTTTAATTCCGATTAATCACaacatatttttctaaaattaatataacagctttaataaattaaaattataatattattttaatatatttaatgtatGCCCCAGTTAATCATTCCGATTAATCGCCAATTATCCG
Coding sequences:
- the LOC108221233 gene encoding vacuolar iron transporter homolog 2, with amino-acid sequence MTSAQTVEIGGKQELSVVEKAAESLKRLQRGQWIRAAVLGANDGLLSTTSLMLGVGAAKEDQWSMVLSGLAGAIAGACSMAVGEFVSVSTQRDIEGSLNDECNSREKHDGDVEIKVTPITNPSLEETKHNVFGMSPSINHPSSTPTPHPNYSNFLSPARSPMMKIVMSDARKSTVEEPAVMSDDRNERLPNPYKAAAASAVSFLSGSFFPLMAAILVHDNVARNIVVVIVASIALALFGVIGAFLGGSSIRLSALRVLLGGWIAMGVTYGLLKPWDKDDKAGKDKSLHND